In Geminocystis sp. NIES-3709, a single genomic region encodes these proteins:
- a CDS encoding DUF4090 family protein, translating into MSNVTTGADAVDNAIAQGIDLDGSPIPAAKLDLYKQVMALEGQRQRSGVSNTMRSRILRIGAKHISEEELNQMLVNADFAPLKEKEIAFYYGGK; encoded by the coding sequence ATGAGCAATGTAACAACCGGTGCTGATGCAGTAGATAATGCGATCGCCCAAGGAATTGATTTAGACGGTAGCCCAATCCCCGCCGCTAAATTAGACTTGTATAAGCAAGTCATGGCATTAGAAGGGCAAAGACAGAGAAGCGGAGTCAGTAATACAATGCGATCAAGAATATTGCGTATTGGAGCGAAACATATTTCTGAAGAAGAATTAAACCAAATGCTAGTTAATGCAGATTTTGCCCCCTTAAAAGAGAAGGAAATTGCTTTTTATTACGGTGGAAAATAA
- a CDS encoding N-acetyltransferase yields the protein MNELNIPFNTLPMMINSYYLHNLNITKTEQNHLPLLKKVIDSTGLFPSEYLEGMMEDYFTNSHSDDVWITGIINDSPVGIAYFAPERLTNGTYNLYLIAIAKEFQNLGIGTLMIEYIETFLKQSNNRILIVETSGLSEFQSTRVFYQKRSYFKEAIIRDFYNDGNDKIVFWKKL from the coding sequence ATGAATGAATTAAATATACCATTCAACACTTTACCGATGATGATAAACTCTTATTATTTACATAACTTAAATATTACCAAAACCGAGCAAAATCATTTGCCTTTACTAAAAAAAGTTATTGATAGTACAGGCTTATTTCCTTCGGAATATCTGGAAGGAATGATGGAGGATTATTTTACGAATTCTCATTCTGACGATGTATGGATTACAGGTATTATAAATGATTCCCCTGTTGGGATAGCTTACTTTGCACCTGAACGATTAACTAACGGTACTTATAATCTTTATCTTATCGCAATTGCAAAAGAATTTCAAAATTTAGGTATTGGTACGTTAATGATAGAGTATATTGAAACTTTTTTAAAGCAAAGCAATAACAGAATATTAATCGTTGAAACTTCGGGGCTTTCGGAATTCCAATCCACCAGAGTTTTTTATCAAAAGCGTAGTTATTTCAAAGAAGCTATCATCAGAGATTTTTATAATGATGGCAACGACAAAATTGTTTTCTGGAAAAAACTGTAA